One region of Oreochromis aureus strain Israel breed Guangdong linkage group 19, ZZ_aureus, whole genome shotgun sequence genomic DNA includes:
- the alms1 gene encoding mucin-17 isoform X2 — protein MEPPERRAASPQLPADEDVSRYAGQTHIRQLGTQRHSELQQPGTPALQLDFQDSNMSPALSLLPGVDHNLTEFSLLQQSETEFAPLRAYPDVSMASERFQFSSQDHTTRTSERGSLSQHPLAQLYLRNLGIDQSPSTILTPFVPRGPIREPEFSPTEFCTIKGSTGTPTKSTQPSEGGSPHKEEFSQSSILSVDSSISIPFSLDSLCPAATIPEQARRTSPTSDTEARQSKHKLAPYTSPDENTRSSTLQPCQQQKDGSLSSSGRISQLEDKFNSDMLPAVKERHGERSLESLLQMSRSADQSAEDSFVSSKALLEIRKLVSHAETMMSTGSSAASSTSPITPRLLPDQDISPLLKKKTSRLEDFSSSSTTGDQRTCSSLLWTRSSSDPMLTFEKMRKSSFGQKGVNRSLQSDYLSTQAVFTAPTKVAYKAPQDSTVNGAGTSLVLSKSAFRTEPEGCSAAPPDKAPTQPVTVKPPQAVSTQELTSTPTDSVYVQEGEEEITPSEDASQSRSSSPILKDADQGVMSDVSCESSLTARVAKLLQSESPSTMVSSTPSISDQDESKAREWIKLKLSGQQCEQQLDEEDRRRIEEIKRELLLKNPIKSQFSTDTESSAASSVKISRELDPSQPAETFAVHRDAINEPTQLLHSLSRITRDSRTQLQTALQSDLEARVCEIAAREGVTLPTKKPQVFTSITIATHRSSTSPSNSTSPPPISPAPEPLRLTELSSGAVRTTTTDRQLSLELTEEHGVDLLLTTTREHSSVHGPSNSLHSMNQNVTSQSAAANQMRQDTEGGQFEEPLPPSQGSDKVDVTVRDNSTQSFRPDSMISASGMGVGHVLDQATGSSAVKTSAHTGHVSHVDLTLSPKATDPSLTSIVYSSQADVISGLPRKESVPLRHSSSAASSPDEGVGLSSPPEWCDTREPPRQRLPERSDSSAVFKTVVPQERMTTPSVQSFTPRERSEISTRPFTAKTPVPVLLPYKPHGSEEVFYVPHTEADISSTEASDTTMESTHTGSDDAVPPHFSSDVLGNKDPGLDRGVTIRHTEGIYSKRLKTANLTMQENRQRDASTTSNNSSQTVSQRLKPSSKVSVAFIEESLLRNQETFKRDQGSSPIQFPQQHHSESHLERFQPFISEMDYSKGNTHRVQTSEPQTGSEQQRRPERPLDQLWQKFCDQWTTEELHPSSDREASLLERLERLSRLIHSAREFNVCDAQEVTGYHPEQERRREDVTKRRKEIKQTLGEIKRSVGGEVREDGRKLRGQKKTECPIQPSIRVDETCRSTEDGSHTSLTSSFSHSSSQSQHASPRDRHESETMSTTSGSMSTVDTARLIRVFGPHKVRHLKSAPSLSKLYNTINKQKEETKEGGGRNRKPPRASALSVTTSTDQSFAAESVSSTSTYTVPSHHGPSRSLPGRKAVKLVNKRIQAGDLEIVHNGTRRHTRDVGTTFPSPGGARAFEQISLSSSSVVRERGGRRRSKRTPPKPYPKAVSWFISADGVLSEARKENQPEEERPNIAWFEPYSRINPWRQPLRQRQVHEDTNKHHAEPEPDPKHMMSSGSTHMSLQEALEMRRPEFISRSMQRVNRLFLQVEERKLQAALIQERGDLFNHPGGAGMLPRPAGTALLRRAVPRKEMIQRSKQIYENLPEVQRRREEERRKAEYHTYRLNAQLFNKRITNRVLGRRSAWQ, from the exons ATGGAACCTCCAGAG AGGAGGGCAGCATCTCCTCAGTTGCCAGCAGATGAAGATGTGAGCCGTTATGCTGGACAAACACACATAAGGCAACTAGGAACACAAAGACATTCTGAACTGCAGCAGCCAGGAACACCCGCTCTGCAGTTAG ATTTTCAGGACAGTAACATGTCTCCAGCCCTTTCCCTGTTACCTGGAGTTGATCACAACCTCACTGAGTTTTCTTTATTACAACAAAGTGAGACAGAATTTGCCCCTCTAAG gGCATACCCTGATGTTTCCATGGCTTCAGAGCGGTTTCAGTTTTCATCCCAGGATCACACCACCCGTACCTCTGAGCGTGGCTCATTATCCCAGCATCCATTGGCCCAG ttgtaTCTTCGTAACCTGGGTATAGACCAGTCTCCATCTACAATCCTGACTCCGTTTGTGCCCAGGggaccaatcagagagcctgaaTTCTCTCCCACTGAGTTCTGCACAATTAAAGGATCTACTGGAACCCCAACTAAAAGCACTCAACCCTCTGAGG GTGGCAGTCCCCACAAAGAGGAGTTTTCCCAGTCCAGCATTCTGTCAGTAGACTCCAGCATATCCATACCATTCAGCCTGGACAGTCTCTGTCCAGCGGCAACTATCCCAGAGCAGGCCAGGCGGACCTCTCCTACATCAGACACAGAAGCTAGGCAGAGTAAACACAAACTGGCACCTTACACCTCACCCGATGAAAACACTCGTTCCTCCACACTGCAGCCTTGCCAGCAGCAGAAGGACGGTAGTTTAAGCAGCAGTGGGCGAATCAGCCAGCTAGAAGACAAATTTAACTCTGACATGCTGCCAGCTGTCAAGGAGAGGCACGGAGAAAGAAGCTTGGAGTCGCTTTTACAAATGAGTCGTAGTGCAGATCAAAGTGCAGAAGATTCTTTTGTTAGCTCCAAGGCCTTGTTGGAAATCCGTAAACTAGTCTCTCATGCAGAGACCATGATGTCCACTGGGTCTTCTGCAGCTTCCTCAACCTCCCCCATTACCCCCCGTCTTCTCCCTGATCAGGACATATCCCCATTACTGAAGAAGAAAACCAGCAGACTTGAGGATTTCTCCTCATCCTCTACAACTGGAGACCAAAGAACATGTTCCTCACTGCTTTGGACAAGGTCCTCCTCTGACCCCATGCTGACCTTCGAGAAGATGAGGAAAAGCTCTTTTGGTCAGAAAGGTGTAAATCGATCATTGCAATCTGATTATTTATCCACACAAGCTGTTTTTACTGCACCAACCAAAGTGGCATACAAAGCGCCACAAGATAGCACTGTTAATGGTGCAGGGACGTCACTTGTCCTCTCCAAATCAGCCTTCCGGACAGAGCCTGAGGGCTGCAGTGCTGCACCTCCTGACAAAGCCCCCACACAGCCGGTGACCGTCAAGCCTCCACAAGCTGTGAGTACACAAGAGCTCACTTCTACACCTACAGATTCAGTTTATGTTCaagagggggaggaggaaaTCACTCCCTCTGAAGATGCTTCACAGAGCAGGTCTTCCTCACCCATCCTCAAGGATGCTGATCAAGGAGTGATGAGTGATGTGAGCTGTGAAAGCTCACTGACAGCCAGAGTGGCCAAGTTGCTGCAGAGTGAATCTCCATCCACCATGGTGTCCAGTACACCGAGCATTTCAGACCAAGACGAGAGCAAAGCCAGAG AATGGATTAAGCTGAAGCTATCAGGACAGCagtgtgagcagcagctggacGAAGAAGATAGACGGCGGATTGAAGAGATCAAGCGAGAACTGCTGTTAAAAAATCCCATAAAG aGCCAGTTCAGCACAGATACAGAGAGCAGTGCAGCATCCAGTGTTAAAATCTCGAGGGAGCTTGATCCATCCCAGCCTGCGGAGACGTTTGCTGTTCACAGGGATGCTATAAATGAGCCAACCCAGCTGCTGCACAGCCTGAGTAGGATCACCCGCGACTCCAGGACACAGCTACAAACTGCTCTTCAGTCGGACCTAGAAGCTCGAGTGTGTGAAATTGCTGCCAGAGAAGGAGTGACGCTTCCTACTAAAAAACCTCAGGTCTTCACATCCATCACTATCGCCACCCACAGAAGCTCCACCTCCCCCTCAAATTCCACTTCCCCACCTCCCATCAGCCCAGCCCCAGAGCCCCTCCGCCTGACCGAGCTCTCATCAGGAGCAGTCAGAACCACAACAACAGACAGGCAGCTTTCTTTAGAACTGACTGAAGAGCATGGGGTTGATTTACTACTAACAACAACCAGAGAACACTCATCAGTGCATGGACCTAGTAACAGTTTGCACAGCATGAATCAAAATGTGACTTCTCAGTCAgcggcagccaatcagatgagGCAAGACACTGAGGGAGGCCAGTTTGAAGAGCCACTTCCTCCCTCACAGGGTTCAGATAAAGTAGATGTGACTGTCAGAGACAACAGCACACAGTCATTCAGGCCAGATAGTATGATATCTGCGTCTGGTATGGGTGTTGGTCATGTTTTAGATCAGGCCACAGGCTCATCTGCAGTTAAAACCTCCGCCCATACAGGCCATGTCTCACATGTCGATCTCACTCTGTCCCCCAAAGCTACTGATCCCAGCTTGACTTCTATAGTCTACTCCAGTCAAGCTGATGTAATCTCAGGGCTGCCACGTAAAGAATCTGTCCCCCTAAGACATTCATCATCAGCTGCCAGCAGTCCTGATGAAGGTGTCGGTTTGTCCAGTCCacctgagtggtgcgacaccaGAGAGCCACCACGACAGCGGCTGCCTGAAAGATCCGACagctctgctgtttttaaaactgTTGTGCCTCAGGAGAGGATGACCACCCCATCCGTACAGTCCTTTACACCACGTGAAAGATCTGAAATTTCAACAAGACCCTTTACCGCCAAAACCCCag TGCCTGTCCTGCTGCCTTATAAACCTCATGGCAGTGAGGAGGTCTTCTATGTCCCTCACACAGAGGCTGATATCTCCTCCACAGAGGCATCTGACACCACCATGGAGAGCACCCACACAG GCTCAGACGACGCCGTGCCTCCTCACTTTAGCAGTGACGTCCTCGGAAACAAGGACCCAGGGTTGGACCGCGGAGTGACCATCAGACACACAGAGGGCATCTACAGCAAGAGGCTGAAAACTGCCAACTTGACCATGCAAGAAAATAGGCAGAGAG ATGCCTCTACAACATCGAATAACAGCTCGCAGACTGTGAGCCAAAGACTAAAGCCTTCTTCTAAGGTTTCTGTTGCCTTTATCGAGGAATCTTTACTGAGGAATCAAGAAACCTTCAAGAGAGACCAGGGGAGCAGCCCAATCCAGTTCCCCCAACAGCATCACAGCGAGTCCCACCTTGAGAGGTTTCAGCCGTTTATTTCTGAAATGGACTACAGTAAAGGAAACACTCACCGGGTCCAAACCTCTGAGCCTCAGACAGGAAGCGAGCAGCAGAGGCGTCCTGAGCGCCCTCTGGACCAGTTGTGGCAGAAGTTCTGCGATCAGTGGACCACGGAGGAGTTGCATCCCAGCAGTGACAGAGAAGCATCACTTCTGGAGCGTTTAGAGCGCCTTTCTCGCCTTATTCATAGTGCAAGGGAATTCAATGTGTGTGATGCACAGGAGGTGACTGGTTATCATCcagagcaggagaggaggagagaggatgTGACAAAGAGGAGGAAAGAAATAAAGCAGACTTTGGGGGAGATTAAGAGGAGCGTAGGAGGTGAAGTCAGAGAAGATGGGAGGAAATTAAGaggacagaaaaaaactgaatgtCCCATTCAGCCGAGCATTCGGGTTGATGAAACCTGCCGGTCTACAGAGGATGGCAGCCACACCTCCCTCACCTCCAGCTTCTCCCACAGCTCCTCCCAGAGCCAGCACGCCTCTCCCAGAGACAGACATGAGTCGGAGACCATGTCTACCACGTCTGGCTCCATGTCCACCGTGGACACAGCCCGACTGATCAGAGTCTTCGGCCCCCACAAAGTACGGCACCTGAAAAGCGCCCCAAGCCTCAGTAAACTGTACAACACCATCAACAAGCAGAAAGAAGAGACGAAGGAGGGTGGAGGAAGAAACAGAAAGCCTCCTCGCGCCTCTGCACTGTCCGTGACAACCAGCACTGATCAGTCG TTTGCTGCTGAATCTGTGTCGTCGACCAGCACTTACACCGTTCCTTCACACCACGGGCCTTCCCGAAGTCTGCCGGGTAGGAAGGCTGTTAAACTGGTGAACAAAAGAATCCAGGCAG GTGACCTGGAAATTGTTCATAACGGGACTCGACGACACACCAGAGATGTTGGAACCACGTTCCCTTCCCCGGGAGGAGCTAGAGCTTTCGAGCAGATCTCGTTGTCTTCGTCCAGTGTagtgagagaaagaggagggCGGAGAAGGAGCAAGAGAACCCCACCAAAGCCTTACCCTAAAG ccgtttcatgGTTCATCTCTGCTGACGGCGTGCTCTCAGAGGCAAGGAAGGAGAACCAGCCGGAGGAAGAGAGGCCAAACATCGCCTGGTTTGAACCGTACAGCAGAATCAACCCATGGAGACAGCCGCTCAGACAGAGACAAGTGCATGAGGATACAAACAAACATCACGCTGAGCCGGAGCCTGATCCTAAACACATGATGTCTTCTGGTTCAACACACATGTCACTTCAG GAGGCCCTGGAGATGCGTCGTCCAGAGTTTATTTCCCGGTCCATGCAGAGGGTGAATCGTCTGTTTctgcaggtggaggagaggaagcTACAAGCTGCTTTAATCCAAGAGAGGGGGGATCTATTTAACCACCCAGGAGGAGCTGGGATGCTGCCAAGGCCTGCAG GCACTGCTCTGCTCCGGAGGGCCGTTCCCAGGAAGGAGATGATCCAGAGGTCCAAACA GATATACGAGAATCTGCCAGAGgtgcagaggaggagagaggaggaacgAAGGAAAGCAGAGTATCACACTTACCGACTGAACGCCCAACTTTTTAACAAG AGAATCACAAACCGGGTCCTGGGCAGAAGATCAGCGTGGCAATAA